A single Vicia villosa cultivar HV-30 ecotype Madison, WI unplaced genomic scaffold, Vvil1.0 ctg.000449F_1_1, whole genome shotgun sequence DNA region contains:
- the LOC131628361 gene encoding glutathione S-transferase L1-like, whose product MYIDTHFEGPSLFPNDSPDKEFTEEILSYTDTFYKTVVSSFKGDVNEADTAFDYIENVLSKYDNGPFFLGQFSLVDIAYAPFMERFQPFLVEVKNYDITLGRPKLAAWIELQNS is encoded by the exons ATGTATATTGATACTCACTTTGAAGGACCTTCCCTTTTTCCCAAT GATTCTCCTGATAAGGAGTTTACTGAAGAAATTCTATCTTACACAGATACCTTTTACAAGACAGTTGTTTCTTCTTTTAAAGGAGATGTGAATGAGGCTG ATACTGCTTTTGATTACATTGAGAATGTTCTCTCCAAGTATGATAATGGACCTTTCTTCCTTGGCCAATTTAGTTTG GTGGATATAGCATATGCTCCTTTTATGGAAAGATTTCAACCTTTTCTAGTGGAAGTGAAAAATTATGACATTACATTGGGCAGACCTAAATTGGCGGCATGGATTGAG CTTCAAAACAGTTGA
- the LOC131628362 gene encoding 26S proteasome non-ATPase regulatory subunit 2 homolog A-like → MKVLDLAYSIYLKFEEYPNALRIALFMDKLQYAKKVFTSCNDVHQKKQFCYIIARHGIAFVLDIEMAGNEDGREMLQDILYNSKLSEGYLALARDLEVMEAKSPMDIYKV, encoded by the exons ATGAAAGTTCTGGATCTTGCCTATTCAATTTATTTGAAGTTTGAAGAATATCCCAATGCTCTTCGAATTGCATTGTTCATGGATAAGCTGCAG TATGCGAAGAAGGTGTTTACTTCTTGCAATGATGtgcatcaaaagaagcaattctgTTACATTATTGCACGTCAT GGAATTGCTTTTGTGCTCGACATAGAAATGGCTGGAAATGAAGACGGCAGAGAAATGTTGCAGGATATCTTATACAATTCTAAGTTAAGTGAAGGATATCTAGCTCTTGCTCGTGATCTTGAAGTCATGGAGGCCAAGTCCCCTATGGATATATACAAGGTTTGA